The following proteins come from a genomic window of Gemmatimonadota bacterium:
- a CDS encoding sigma 54-interacting transcriptional regulator, protein MRRPFESGRGDRPGSGDSSSPPSPRAGEEAAHLEQMAEFSRSAGDLAGALGYFDRILSGMREAGAPPGEVARILVEAARCRSQSGDCTGALELLDRAKASMDPTEGGPERLRILNERAYALTRLGDYDAAEECLDEAASAFLDTKTMTQMAHGQKCRGIIALRRGDWDAAAFSFESALTLFREAGDRPGMADSLNNLGLMEKNRGRWTHARGHLLKSLAVFEEVGDTLRVGWSLNNIGLVEFHLGNWETARAQWERALRTLEGIGNRLEIGTACLNLGNYHRHRRNWEVAEQFYSRAEKIAGQLGDARSVILAREFRGDLAVALEEHERARGIYQGALASARRLAPLGDLVLEVLRRQADLESHCGNGAAAQALLTEAEAVSAGLGENSEAGALRRLAARLAAMDGDIPAAAGSYRESLEIQRRFGSPYELAVTRLEFAAFRVENILDLDQAGADLREAVALFDHMGASYEAGCAYLTLARLETVLTEPTGDARGHLRQAMALLDRVGDEEDRMAVRRLHRDIDRRLEDESLTERNDLAVLNDAVGRVCAAEDSSARVSVMETTLKERLVASSAVLLLRGQDTTEWSPAAGSSKSEKECARIVRQVVALEGNGSFGPRPLVSTNPSVDSRFEKLPPEELEDTGSILFMPLFSEEEFLGGVHVARSREAGDFRQSEIDFVVGFAATAAMAVQEMRLEAVRRENLMLRRRLTGRDGFHGILTQSRRMLEIIELIEKIRSNESTVLLQGETGTGKELLARAIHASSARRDAPFVTINCAAISRSVLESELFGHVKGAFTDAGRDKTGLFEQASGGTVFLDEIDKTGRGFQQRLLRVVDRGEIRPVGSSEVIAIDARILCASNRDLRTRVEKSRFLEDLYYRLRVISIDIPPLRERREDVPLLVDHFLKRYATRQGDPPPRISSDAMSLLVAHDWPGNVRDLQHEVERIVATGEPGSVVEAGELSRELRPPDLPGRVLSPDGKRTLPSVVEALERDMVSKALQKTGGNRSQAARLLGISRRGLLNKIGRYHIPL, encoded by the coding sequence ATGCGAAGGCCTTTCGAAAGCGGCAGGGGTGATCGACCCGGTTCGGGCGACTCGTCTTCGCCCCCTTCGCCTCGCGCCGGGGAAGAGGCCGCACACCTGGAACAGATGGCGGAGTTCAGCCGGAGCGCCGGGGACCTTGCCGGGGCACTGGGCTACTTCGACCGGATTCTATCCGGAATGAGAGAGGCGGGCGCACCGCCCGGGGAGGTCGCGAGGATTCTGGTGGAGGCCGCGCGGTGTCGCAGCCAAAGCGGCGACTGCACGGGTGCACTGGAACTTCTGGATCGAGCGAAGGCATCCATGGACCCAACGGAGGGGGGTCCGGAACGCCTTCGCATCCTCAATGAGAGAGCCTACGCGCTGACAAGGCTCGGAGACTACGACGCGGCGGAAGAGTGTCTCGACGAGGCGGCGTCCGCATTCCTCGACACAAAGACCATGACGCAGATGGCCCACGGACAAAAGTGCCGCGGGATCATTGCCCTGCGCCGGGGAGACTGGGATGCGGCCGCGTTCTCGTTTGAGTCTGCGCTGACGCTCTTCCGCGAGGCCGGAGACCGGCCCGGCATGGCGGACAGCCTGAACAACCTGGGCCTCATGGAGAAGAACCGGGGTCGCTGGACCCATGCACGAGGCCACTTGCTGAAGAGCCTCGCCGTCTTTGAGGAAGTGGGCGACACCCTGCGCGTGGGGTGGTCACTCAACAACATCGGGCTGGTCGAGTTTCATCTGGGGAACTGGGAGACGGCCCGCGCCCAGTGGGAGAGGGCGCTTCGCACGCTGGAGGGGATCGGCAATCGCCTGGAGATCGGTACAGCCTGCCTGAATCTTGGAAACTACCACCGGCACCGAAGGAACTGGGAGGTGGCGGAGCAGTTCTATTCGCGCGCGGAGAAGATCGCGGGTCAGCTGGGGGATGCACGCTCCGTCATTCTGGCGCGGGAGTTTCGCGGAGATCTGGCTGTCGCACTCGAAGAACACGAGAGGGCTCGGGGGATCTATCAGGGTGCACTGGCATCCGCGCGAAGGCTCGCGCCCCTGGGCGACCTGGTCCTGGAGGTGCTTCGCAGGCAGGCGGATCTGGAGTCGCACTGTGGAAACGGTGCGGCGGCGCAAGCTCTTCTCACGGAGGCCGAGGCCGTCTCAGCGGGCCTCGGGGAGAACTCGGAGGCGGGAGCGCTTCGTCGCCTTGCCGCGCGTCTTGCGGCGATGGATGGAGACATCCCCGCCGCCGCCGGGTCTTACCGTGAGTCTCTGGAGATTCAGCGACGGTTTGGCAGCCCATACGAACTGGCCGTGACGCGTCTGGAGTTCGCGGCATTCCGTGTGGAGAACATTCTGGATCTGGATCAGGCGGGCGCTGATCTGCGGGAAGCCGTGGCGTTGTTCGACCACATGGGAGCCAGCTACGAGGCCGGTTGTGCCTACCTGACTCTGGCAAGACTGGAGACCGTGCTCACCGAACCCACCGGAGATGCGCGCGGGCACCTGCGGCAGGCCATGGCGCTCTTGGATCGCGTGGGGGATGAAGAGGATCGGATGGCCGTGCGGCGCCTTCACCGCGACATCGATCGCCGACTGGAGGATGAGTCCCTCACGGAGCGAAACGACCTGGCCGTACTGAATGATGCGGTCGGTCGGGTATGCGCTGCGGAGGATTCCTCCGCGCGCGTTAGCGTCATGGAGACGACGCTGAAGGAGAGACTCGTCGCGTCGAGTGCGGTGCTGCTCTTGCGCGGGCAGGACACCACGGAGTGGTCGCCCGCCGCGGGAAGTTCGAAGAGTGAGAAAGAGTGCGCGCGCATCGTGCGGCAGGTGGTCGCGCTGGAAGGCAATGGTAGTTTCGGGCCACGGCCGCTGGTCTCCACGAACCCGTCCGTGGATTCCCGGTTCGAGAAACTGCCGCCCGAAGAACTGGAGGATACCGGCTCCATTCTGTTCATGCCCCTCTTCTCGGAAGAGGAGTTCCTGGGCGGAGTCCATGTGGCTCGAAGCCGGGAGGCCGGTGACTTCCGGCAGTCGGAGATTGATTTTGTGGTGGGCTTTGCCGCGACGGCTGCGATGGCGGTGCAGGAAATGCGTCTGGAAGCGGTGCGTCGGGAGAACCTCATGCTGCGCCGGCGTCTTACGGGGCGGGATGGCTTCCACGGGATCCTCACGCAGAGCCGAAGAATGCTGGAGATCATCGAACTGATCGAGAAGATCCGCTCGAACGAGTCCACCGTCCTCCTCCAGGGAGAGACGGGGACGGGCAAGGAACTCCTTGCGCGAGCCATCCATGCTTCCTCGGCCAGGCGGGACGCGCCCTTTGTGACCATCAACTGTGCCGCCATATCCCGGTCCGTGCTCGAGAGCGAACTCTTCGGCCATGTGAAGGGTGCGTTCACGGACGCCGGGCGGGACAAGACCGGGCTCTTTGAGCAGGCGTCGGGAGGGACCGTATTCCTCGACGAAATCGACAAGACGGGCCGTGGCTTTCAGCAGCGACTACTGCGGGTGGTCGATCGCGGTGAGATTCGTCCGGTCGGGTCCAGCGAAGTGATCGCGATCGACGCACGGATTCTGTGCGCCTCGAATCGAGATCTGCGGACCCGCGTGGAGAAGAGCCGGTTCCTCGAAGACCTGTACTATCGGCTTCGAGTGATCTCCATCGACATCCCGCCGCTTCGTGAGCGAAGAGAAGATGTGCCGCTTCTGGTGGATCACTTCCTCAAGCGGTATGCCACGAGGCAGGGCGATCCCCCGCCGCGCATCTCTTCAGACGCCATGAGTCTTCTGGTCGCGCACGACTGGCCGGGGAATGTGAGGGATCTCCAGCACGAGGTGGAACGCATCGTGGCCACGGGGGAGCCGGGTTCCGTGGTGGAGGCGGGTGAGCTCTCGCGGGAACTTCGCCCTCCGGATTTGCCGGGGCGGGTGTTGTCTCCGGACGGGAAGCGCACGCTGCCGAGTGTGGTGGAAGCACTGGAGCGGGACATGGTGTCGAAGGCGCTTCAGAAGACGGGGGGGAACCGCTCCCAGGCCGCGCGCCTCCTTGGGATCAGCCGGCGGGGACTCCTGAACAAGATCGGCCGCTACCACATCCCGCTCTGA